In Clupea harengus chromosome 25, Ch_v2.0.2, whole genome shotgun sequence, one genomic interval encodes:
- the sirt6 gene encoding NAD-dependent protein deacetylase sirtuin-6 — protein sequence MSVNYAAGLSPYANKGVCGIPEVFDGPEELRSKVAKLAQLVRDAQYLVVHTGAGISTSAGIPDFRGPKGVWTMEEQGEEPRFDITFEEARPSLTHLALLQLQRAGRLQYLVSQNVDGLHVRSGFPRDRLSELHGNMFVEDCRKCGKQYVREKVIGVMGLKPTGQYCEVTRSRGLRACRGKLMSTILDWEDPLPDRDLNRAEDASRRADVAITLGTSLQIKPSSDLPLITKRKGGKLVLINLQPTKYDKHADLVIHGYVDEVMGQLIKCLGMDIPEWEGPTLCETSPGDPFDPPLSKLKEEVKTEEEEEKKKGSGVVKKEEKKKGSGVVKKKKKGRAIKVAAAVKREQEEPPSETLPKREPAAVTDSSSEPMRTQSAHNEAESVNGAEPDPSCLSERADQPSQPKKARTKPAAT from the exons ATGTCTGTGAATTACGCTGCAGGGCTTTCCCCTTACGCCAATAAAGGCGTTTGTGGCATCCCAGAG GTGTTCGACGGCCCCGAGGAGCTCCGGAGTAAAGTGGCGAAACTGGCTCAGCTCGTGCGGGACGCACAATACCTGGTGGTGCACACGGGCGCAGGCATCAGCACGTCTGCGGGCATCCCCGACTTCAG gggtccTAAAGGTGTGTGGACGATGGAGGAGCAGGGGGAGGAGCCCCGCTTTGACATCACCTTTGAGGAGGCGcggcccagcctcacacacctgGCCCTGCTGCAGCTCCAGAGAGCCGGACGCCTCCAGTACCTCGTCAGCCAGAATGTGGACGGCCTACACGTGCGCTCCGGCTTCCCACG ggaTCGTCTGTCAGAGTTGCATGGCAACATGTTTGTGGAAGACTGCAGAAAATGTGGCAA GCAGTATGTGCGGGAGAAGGTGATCGGTGTGATGGGCCTGAAACCCACTGGCCAGTACTGTGAGGTGACACGCTCACGAGGCCTACGGGCGTgcag ggGAAAGCTGATGAGCACCATTCTGGACTGGGAGGACCCGCTGCCTGACCGGGACCTCAACAGAGCTGAAGATGCctccag gcgTGCTGATGTGGCCATTACGTTGGGGACGTCTCTTCAGATAAAGCCCAGCAGTGACCTGCCTCTCATCACCAAACGCAAGGGAGGAAAACTAGTCCTCATCAACTTACAGCCCACCAAATAc GACAAGCATGCTGACCTCGTTATCCATGGTTACGTGGACGAGGTCATGGGTCAGCTGATCAAGTGCCTGGGGATGGACATCCCCGAGTGGGAGGGGCCAACGTTGTGTGAGACCTCCCCCGGCGACCCTTTTGACCCGCCCCTCAGCAAACTCAAAGAAGAGGtgaagacggaggaggaggaggagaagaagaagggatcAGGGGTggtgaagaaagaggagaagaagaagggatcgggagtggtgaaaaaaaagaaaaaaggccgAGCGATAAAGGTAGCGGCAGCCGTCAAACGAGAGCAGGAAGAACCGCCCTCAGAGACTCTTCCAAAGAGAGAACCTGCAGCGGTGACGGACAGCAGTTCTGAGCCAATGAGAACACAATCTGCCCACAATGAGGCGGAGTCGGTTAATGGTGCAGAACCGGATCCTTCCTGTCTGTCCGAGCGCGCTGATCAGCCGTCCCAACCCAAGAAAGCCAGGACTAAGCCTGCTGCAACGTAA